In a single window of the Populus alba chromosome 16, ASM523922v2, whole genome shotgun sequence genome:
- the LOC118037453 gene encoding tyrosine decarboxylase 1, which yields MGSLSTNTFSPLDPNGFTNDSKMVIDFIADYYKIIENNPVQSQVKPGYLLIQLPDTAPYCQESLEDVLKDVTDSIIPGLTHWQSPNFFAYFQANASTAGFVGEMLCTGLNVVGFNWIASPAATKLESTVVDWMGKMLKLPSTFLFSGNGGGVLHGSTCEAIVCTLVAARDEKLRMIGAENITKLVVYASDQTHSTLLKGVKLVGIPSSNFRCLSTSFSSEFSLSPQALEDAIENDIKAGFVPLFLCATVGTTACGAVDPVMDLGKIARKYNLWFHIDAAYAGSACICPEFRHYLDGVELADSLSMNPHKWLLTNMDCCCLWVKQPHLLIESLSSDAEYLRNNASESNDVVDYKDWQIALSRRFRALKLWIVIRRHGLTNLMYHIRSDVNLANRFESLVAKDSRFEVVVRRRFSLVCFRLKHNDECQGLELNRKLPAAVNESGRAFMTHAVVGGLFIIRCAIGSTLTEERHVDDLWKLIQEKAADLVKETGAIG from the coding sequence ATGGGTTCTCTATCCACAAACACTTTCTCGCCTTTAGACCCAAATGGTTTCACCAATGATTCCAAAATGGTGATCGATTTCATTGCTGATTATTACAAGATTATTGAAAACAACCCGGTTCAAAGCCAGGTGAAACCAGGGTACTTATTGATCCAATTGCCAGACACTGCCCCATATTGCCAGGAATCCTTAGAAGATGTTCTCAAAGATGTAACTGATAGCATTATCCCAGGCCTCACTCATTGGCAAAGCCCTAACTTCTTTGCTTACTTCCAAGCAAATGCAAGCACTGCAGGGTTTGTTGGTGAGATGCTCTGCACAGGCCTTAATGTTGTTGGCTTCAACTGGATTGCATCTCCTGCTGCTACCAAACTTGAATCCACTGTAGTGGATTGGATGGGAAAGATGCTCAAGCTCCCATCTACTTTTTTGTTCTCAGGAAACGGGGGTGGTGTCTTGCACGGGAGCACTTGTGAGGCTATAGTTTGCACCCTAGTTGCAGCAAGAGACGAGAAATTGAGAATGATTGGAGCTGAAAACATTACGAAGCTGGTAGTTTACGCCTCTGATCAAACTCATTCAACTCTACTTAAGGGCGTCAAATTAGTTGGAATTCCATCCTCTAATTTTCGATGCCTCTCTACCTCATTTTCATCGGAATTTTCGTTATCACCTCAAGCATTGGAAGATGCAATTGAAAATGATATCAAAGCTGGATTTGTTCCCTTATTTTTATGCGCTACTGTAGGCACTACAGCATGTGGAGCTGTTGATCCTGTTATGGATCTGGGGAAAATTGCCAGGAAATATAATCTATGGTTCCACATTGATGCAGCTTACGCAGGTAGTGCATGCATATGCCCCGAATTCAGGCATTACCTGGATGGAGTTGAACTTGCAGACTCGTTGAGCATGAATCCACATAAATGGTTACTCACTAACATGGATTGTTGCTGCTTGTGGGTTAAGCAGCCTCATTTATTAATCGAGTCACTGTCCAGTGATGCAGAATACTTGAGGAACAATGCCAGTGAATCAAATGACGTAGTGGACTACAAAGATTGGCAAATTGCATTGAGTAGGCGATTCAGAGCTCTGAAGCTTTGGATTGTGATTCGTAGGCATGGATTAACAAACCTTATGTACCATATTCGTAGCGATGTGAACTTGGCTAACCGGTTTGAGTCACTGGTGGCTAAAGACAGTAGGTTTGAGGTGGTGGTGCGAAGGAGGTTTTCTTTGGTTTGTTTTAGGCTCAAGCACAACGATGAATGTCAAGGCTTGGAATTGAACCGTAAGCTTCCAGCTGCAGTGAATGAAAGTGGTCGCGCATTCATGACTCACGCGGTGGTTGGTGGCTTGTTTATCATACGCTGTGCGATCGGATCAACCTTGACTGAAGAACGACATGTTGATGATTTGTGGAAGTTGATTCAAGAAAAGGCAGCAGATCTTGTCAAAGAAACAGGTGCTATTGGATAA
- the LOC118037490 gene encoding uncharacterized protein — protein sequence MVTLFANTFKAPYYEHLMGSSAQHFYDVVRIAERIEQEKRSGRIAEPIEKRCFIGKKKENEMNNLEGEYKGRSKNYQTPTTQVTSINFAKPSIPNQPNQTKFPANNQINYQRRDNRLSEEQLPPLPITLKELYAKLLSIGQIAPLTVPLMQPPFPTWYNPEVTCEYHAGHASHNIEACFAFKSKVLQLIKVGWVTLEDLPNVNSNPLPKHVASSAGVNTMEIDSKERVLKVTMTKLYFMLVQFGHLEKSTECCKKTLKELRIEAINDNEEIKMIENKEKCRIQSTANGLSKLVLTKPLMANKANYEAMPGDYGYTSNIESPLPLFQAEISGITRSGRYFTPEELEKQRKAKGKEVLDLDKEFEVNKLVIGEETNKFLKLMKHSEYNIVDQLKKTPAKISIMSLILSSEPHRNALQKVLNETYIPQDIKQKTVEHLVGRIHAANYLYFTEDELDAEGTRHNKPLYVTVRCKDCLIGKVLIDNGSTLNVFPKHMLDEMPVDPSHMQPSVMMARAYDGSPRQVIGTIKVGLIMGPQVFLVTLQVMDNHPSYSMLLGRLWIHSAGAFTPSLRQCLKYIANGVLVIVKAEETISMVRNVAVPFIEAKDYKDGNLYAFEVVNTEWMPENTVVRKPEISEATKMAANNFLKHKIPFPYDIEKGRLEWMDIIKLKVAEQRFGLGYKSKRRITSELLVQEQRREWLGLKEGSLKKKA from the exons ATGGTGACACTATTTGCTAATACTTTTAAGGCTCCATACTATGAACACCTTATGGGTAGTTCAgcacaacatttctatgatgttgtgcGGAttgctgagaggattgaacaagaaaAACGAAGTGGGAGAATTGCAGAACCTATAGAGAAAAGATGTTTCAttgggaaaaagaaagaaaatgagatgaATAACCTAGAAGGCGAATACAAAGGGAGAAGCAAAAACTACCAAACACCTACCACCCAAGTCACCAGTATCAACTTTGCCAAACCCTCCATCCCAAACCAACCTAATCAAACAAAATTCCCAGCAAATAACCAAATCAATTACCAAAGAAGAGACAACCGACTATCGGAAGAACAATTACCACCTTTACCAATAACCTTGAAAGAGTTATATGCCAAGTTGTTGAGTATTGGACAGATAGCTCCCCTAACCGTACCACTTATGCAACCACCTTTCCCTACCTGGTACAACCCCGAGGTgacttgtgaataccatgctggtcACGCGAGTCATAACATTGAGGCttgctttgcttttaaaagtAAGGTGTTACAATTGATCAAAGTTGGATGGGTCACTTTGGAGGATTTGCCTAATGTGAATTCAAACCCTTTACCGAAACATGTCGCTAGTAGTGCTGGAGTGAATACTATGGAGATTGATAGCAAAGAGAGGGTGTTAAAAGTGACTATGACAAAGCTATACTTTATGTTGGTGCAGTTTGGACATTTGGAAAAATCGACTGAAT GTTGCAAGAAAACTCTAAAAGAGCTAAGGATTGAGGCCATAAATGACAATGAAGAGATAAAGATGATAGAGAATAAAGAGAAATGTAGAATCCAATCAACAGCTAATGGGCTTTCAAAATTGGTATTAACTAAGCCCCTTATGGCAAACAAAGCAAACTATGAAGCGATGCCTGGAGATTATGGTTATACCTCAAATATCGAATCTCCTTTGCCGTTGTTCCAAGCTGAGATAAGTGGGATAACTCGGAGTGGTCGTTATTTCACACCTGAAGAACTAGAGAAGCAAAGAAAGGCTAAGGGCAAGGAGGTGTTAGACCTTGATAAAGAGTTtgaggtaaataaacttgtgaTTGGGGAAGAAACAAATAAGTTCCTAAAATTGATGAAGCATAGTGAGTACAATATAGTGGATCAGTTGAAGAAGACCCCTGCCAAGATCTCCATCATGTCATTAATACTCAGCTCCGAGCCACATCGTAATGCTTTGCAAAAAGTACTTAATGAGACCTACATACCCCAAGATATTAAACAAAAGACCGTGGAACATCTAGTAGGGAGGATCCATGCTGCCAATTACTTATATTTCACAGAAGATGAACTTGACGCTGAAGGAACTAGACATAACAAGCCCTTGTATGTCACAGTCCGATGCAAAGATTGTCTCATCGGTAAAGTTCTCATCGATAATGGCTCGACCCTTAATGTGTTCCCAAAGCATATGCTAGATGAAATGCCAGTAGATCCCTCACACATGCAACCCAGTGTGATGATGGCTAGAGCGTACGATGGCTCGCCAAGGCAAGTGATAGGAACAATTAAGGTTGGACTAATTATGGGTCCACAAGTCTTTCTAGTAACCCTTCAAGTGATGGATAaccacccttcctatagtatgttgttaggAAGGCTATGGATACATTCTGCGGGAGCTTTCACCCCCTCACTACGTCAATGTCTAAAGTACATTGCCAATGGTGTTCTGGTTATTGTTAAGGCTGAGGAGACTATATCAATGGTAAGAAATGTGGCGGTTCCATTCATTGAAGCTAAAGATTATAAGGATGGAAACCTTTATGCATTTGAGGTTGTGAATACAGAGTGGATGCCCGAGAACACTGTGGTGAGGAAGCCAGAAATCTCGGAGGCCACCAAAATGGCCGCTAACAACTTTTTGAAACACAAGATTCCTTTCCCATATGACATTGAGAAAGGAAGGCTTGAATGGATGGATATAATCAAACTGAAAGTTGCAGAACAGAGGTTTGGGCTTGGATATAAGTCCAAACGGAGGATTACAAGCGAGTTGCTAGTGCAAGAACAAAGAAGAGAATGGTTAGGATTGAAGGAAGGAAGCTTGAAGAAGAAAGCTTAG